From the genome of Varibaculum prostatecancerukia, one region includes:
- a CDS encoding sigma-70 family RNA polymerase sigma factor produces the protein MKVTEPLRFFFCRFLLESAAGLFLVCVAAPRLSIWIFTFQKFRLEVLAVKYAPRKVYIKESGGYVELSYTDFCRRRQADKGYMDKLFIPVQGCLLEVVREQYADFYRDRERWRYLQKLDARNSLLSLDGFTDSEGNPLDFIADEAADIAETVVNAVMVDRLKAALPLLSDSEQELIQAIFFDGLSEREVGARLGITQSVVNKRKARILRKLRKIIEN, from the coding sequence GTGAAGGTCACAGAGCCTTTGCGGTTTTTCTTTTGTCGTTTTTTGTTGGAAAGTGCCGCAGGGCTGTTTCTGGTGTGCGTTGCCGCTCCCCGCCTCTCCATCTGGATTTTTACATTTCAAAAATTCAGATTGGAGGTATTAGCGGTGAAATACGCACCAAGAAAAGTATATATCAAAGAAAGCGGCGGCTATGTGGAACTGTCCTATACGGATTTCTGCCGCCGCAGGCAAGCCGACAAGGGATATATGGACAAGCTGTTTATCCCCGTCCAAGGTTGTCTGCTTGAAGTCGTAAGGGAGCAATATGCGGACTTCTACCGTGACAGGGAGCGGTGGCGTTACCTGCAAAAATTAGATGCGAGGAACAGCCTGCTATCTCTGGACGGATTTACGGACAGCGAGGGGAATCCTCTGGACTTTATCGCTGATGAAGCGGCGGACATTGCGGAAACCGTTGTCAATGCTGTTATGGTGGACAGGCTGAAAGCCGCCCTGCCTTTGTTGTCGGATAGTGAGCAGGAGTTGATACAGGCAATCTTTTTTGACGGACTTTCCGAGCGTGAAGTCGGGGCGAGGTTAGGCATAACCCAGAGCGTTGTGAACAAACGCAAAGCCAGAATCCTAAGAAAACTAAGAAAGATAATAGAAAATTAA
- a CDS encoding DNA cytosine methyltransferase, which produces MAYNHGREDRKWRIWKEAEEKLLRECGVDEVTIEQIRIADRADFNSNRRFYRWTNDLAQGCGKRQAATSNLAQGSRPTSNEPEKESLAVPFAPRMRGGKTGGGKDPLIQTDISGRLGCNNDQRIFEPIAYGFNAIHTKRKSRTGRYGYETEVAKTLDTSGICPTCNQGGIAIVDTVVSASKSDFFCKGTNNLTGPLLASDFTDPPIVTAPQPSGYRVRRLTPTECARLQGFPDDWTRDLAISNPTDSQLDYWWQVWARWAVAAGLKETKTRAQVKKWLANPVTDRALYKLWGNGIALPCAKLVLTQIVAETTKTP; this is translated from the coding sequence ATGGCATACAACCACGGACGGGAGGACAGGAAATGGCGTATCTGGAAAGAAGCGGAGGAAAAGCTGCTGCGTGAGTGCGGCGTTGATGAAGTGACCATTGAGCAGATACGCATAGCGGACAGGGCAGACTTCAATTCCAACAGGCGGTTTTACCGATGGACGAATGATCTTGCGCAGGGCTGCGGTAAGAGGCAAGCCGCTACCTCCAATCTTGCACAAGGCTCTCGCCCAACAAGCAACGAACCCGAAAAAGAATCTCTAGCAGTCCCGTTCGCGCCACGCATGAGGGGCGGAAAAACTGGAGGTGGTAAAGACCCGCTTATCCAAACCGATATTTCTGGCAGGCTTGGTTGTAATAACGATCAGAGGATTTTTGAGCCCATCGCTTATGGTTTCAACGCTATACATACCAAGCGTAAAAGCCGGACTGGCAGGTACGGCTACGAAACCGAGGTCGCAAAAACTTTAGATACGAGCGGTATCTGCCCGACCTGTAATCAGGGTGGGATTGCGATAGTCGACACGGTAGTTTCGGCATCAAAGAGTGATTTCTTTTGCAAGGGCACCAACAACCTCACCGGGCCTCTACTTGCCTCGGATTTTACTGATCCGCCTATTGTCACCGCGCCACAACCTAGCGGTTATAGGGTGCGCAGGCTTACGCCCACCGAGTGCGCCCGCCTACAAGGCTTCCCTGACGATTGGACACGAGATTTAGCAATCAGCAATCCTACAGATTCACAGTTGGATTACTGGTGGCAGGTCTGGGCCAGGTGGGCAGTAGCGGCAGGTTTGAAGGAAACCAAAACAAGAGCACAAGTGAAAAAATGGCTCGCCAATCCCGTCACTGACCGGGCGTTATACAAGCTGTGGGGAAACGGGATAGCTTTGCCGTGCGCCAAACTCGTGCTCACTCAGATAGTCGCCGAGACCACTAAAACTCCTTGA
- a CDS encoding terminase large subunit: MRQLAEYQPTRFMAESSRYDKRRADFAVAFIQALKHTKGRWAGKPFKLIDWQEQIIRDLFGVVKPDGFRQFTTAYVEIPKKQGKSELAAAVALLLCCGDGEERAEVYGCAADRQQASIVFEVAADMVRMCPPLAKRVKILRSQKRIIYSPTNSFYQVLSAEAYSKHGFNISGVVFDELHTQPNRALFDVMTKGSGDARTQPLYFLITTAGTDTHSICYEQHQKAQDILDDKKHDPTFYPVIYGAAQDDDWTNEAVWHKANPSLDVTVPIQKVRDACNSARQNPAEENTFRQLRLNQWVKQSVRWMPMNTWNKNDGPVHLDELEGRVCYGGLDLASTTDITAFVLVFPPTDDDDKYTVAPWFWIPEDNLKLRVSRDHVPYDLWHQQGHLLTTEGNVVHYGYIEKFIEDLGTRFNIREIAFDRWGAVQMSQNLEDAGFTVVPFGQGFKDMSPPSKELMKLALERRLAHGGHPVLAWMVDNIHVRTDPAGNIKPDKQKSTEKIDGVVATIMALDRAIRKGSGQIGGSVYDERGLLVF, from the coding sequence ATGCGTCAGCTAGCTGAATATCAACCGACACGGTTCATGGCTGAAAGCTCGCGCTACGACAAGCGTCGAGCCGATTTTGCGGTCGCGTTCATCCAAGCCTTAAAGCATACGAAAGGCCGGTGGGCAGGAAAACCTTTTAAGTTGATTGATTGGCAAGAACAAATCATTCGCGACCTTTTCGGGGTGGTCAAACCTGACGGGTTTCGCCAATTCACTACCGCTTACGTGGAGATCCCTAAAAAGCAAGGGAAATCTGAACTAGCCGCCGCCGTCGCGCTCTTGCTGTGTTGCGGCGATGGCGAGGAACGCGCTGAAGTTTATGGGTGTGCTGCCGATCGGCAACAAGCATCCATCGTGTTCGAAGTGGCAGCCGACATGGTGAGAATGTGTCCCCCACTAGCCAAGCGGGTAAAGATCCTTAGAAGCCAAAAACGTATCATCTACTCCCCTACTAATTCCTTCTACCAGGTACTATCCGCCGAGGCCTATTCCAAACACGGATTCAATATTTCCGGAGTGGTATTCGATGAGCTACACACCCAACCCAACCGGGCGCTCTTCGACGTGATGACCAAAGGCAGTGGGGATGCTCGCACCCAGCCGCTGTACTTCCTGATCACAACCGCCGGCACCGACACCCACAGCATCTGCTACGAGCAACACCAAAAAGCCCAAGACATTCTAGATGACAAAAAGCACGACCCCACCTTTTATCCAGTCATATATGGGGCAGCGCAAGATGATGATTGGACTAATGAAGCCGTGTGGCATAAAGCCAACCCATCCTTGGACGTGACGGTGCCAATCCAGAAAGTTAGGGACGCTTGTAATAGTGCCAGGCAGAATCCGGCTGAAGAAAACACCTTCAGACAATTGCGTTTGAACCAGTGGGTCAAACAGTCTGTGCGGTGGATGCCCATGAACACCTGGAACAAAAACGATGGCCCAGTCCACTTAGATGAGTTAGAAGGACGTGTTTGTTACGGCGGGCTCGACCTGGCATCCACCACCGATATCACTGCTTTCGTTCTCGTATTCCCACCCACGGATGACGATGACAAATACACGGTCGCGCCCTGGTTTTGGATACCCGAAGACAACCTCAAACTCAGAGTTTCTAGGGATCACGTCCCCTACGACCTATGGCATCAGCAAGGCCACCTACTCACGACTGAAGGCAACGTGGTGCACTATGGGTATATCGAGAAGTTCATTGAGGATCTTGGCACCCGATTCAATATCCGAGAAATCGCTTTCGACCGGTGGGGCGCTGTCCAAATGTCACAGAATTTGGAGGATGCCGGGTTTACGGTGGTGCCGTTTGGGCAAGGCTTCAAAGACATGTCCCCACCATCAAAGGAACTGATGAAACTCGCCCTCGAAAGACGGTTGGCGCATGGAGGGCACCCGGTGCTGGCCTGGATGGTCGATAACATTCACGTGCGCACCGACCCAGCAGGAAACATCAAACCCGACAAACAAAAATCCACCGAGAAGATCGACGGCGTAGTAGCCACCATCATGGCCCTAGACCGAGCCATCCGAAAAGGAAGCGGTCAAATAGGTGGCAGTGTCTATGACGAACGCGGGCTACTTGTTTTTTGA
- a CDS encoding copper-translocating P-type ATPase produces MFRDRFWWSLILSIPVVIFSPMVAHLLGYHLPAFPGSTWIPPVLGTIIFVYGGTPFLKGGWKELKSRQPGMMLLIAMAITVAFVASWVTTLGLGGFDLDFWWELALLVTIMLLGHWLEMRALGAASSALDALAALLPDEAEKVIDGTTRTVAISELVVDDVVLVRAGARVPADGTILDGAAEFDEAMITGESRPVFRDTGDKVVAGTVATDNTVRIRVEATGGDTALAGIQRMVADAQESSSRAQALADRAAALLFWFALISALITAVVWTIIGSPDDAVVRTVTVLVIACPHALGLAIPLVIAISSERAAKSGVLIKDRMALERMRTIDVVLFDKTGTLTEGAHAVTGVAAAVGVTEGELLALAAAAEADSEHPVARAIVAAAAAHPEASRRQIRATGFRAASGRGVRATVDGAEILVGGPNMLREFNLTTPAELTDTTSAWTGRGAGVLHIVRDGQIIGAVAVEDKIRPESRAAVKALQDRGVKVAMITGDAQQVAHAVGQDLGIDEVFAEVLPQDKDTKVTQLQERGLSVAMVGDGVNDAPALTRAEVGIAIGAGTDVAMESAGVVLASDDPRAVLSMIELSQASYRKMIQNLIWASGYNILAVPLAAGVLASIGFVLSPAVGAILMSASTIVVALNAQLLRHIDLDPAHLAPTESKEEHTTPTPASTAVH; encoded by the coding sequence ATGTTTCGGGACCGCTTCTGGTGGTCGCTGATTCTGTCCATTCCCGTCGTTATTTTCAGCCCCATGGTCGCCCACCTGCTCGGCTACCACCTCCCGGCATTCCCCGGATCCACCTGGATTCCCCCGGTGCTGGGCACGATCATCTTCGTCTACGGCGGAACGCCTTTCCTCAAGGGCGGATGGAAAGAACTGAAATCCCGCCAACCCGGGATGATGCTCCTGATCGCCATGGCCATCACCGTGGCGTTTGTCGCCTCCTGGGTCACCACTCTGGGACTGGGCGGTTTTGACCTGGACTTCTGGTGGGAGCTGGCCCTGCTGGTGACCATCATGCTGCTGGGCCACTGGCTCGAGATGCGCGCTCTCGGGGCCGCGTCCTCCGCGCTTGACGCGCTGGCTGCCCTGCTGCCGGATGAGGCCGAGAAAGTCATCGACGGAACCACCCGCACCGTGGCCATCTCCGAGCTGGTCGTCGACGACGTCGTGCTGGTGAGGGCCGGTGCCCGGGTGCCGGCCGACGGAACCATCCTCGACGGAGCCGCCGAATTCGATGAGGCGATGATCACCGGCGAATCCCGTCCCGTCTTCCGCGACACCGGTGACAAGGTGGTCGCCGGTACCGTGGCCACCGACAACACCGTCCGCATCCGGGTGGAGGCTACCGGCGGGGACACCGCCCTGGCCGGGATCCAACGCATGGTTGCCGACGCCCAGGAGTCCTCCTCCCGGGCCCAGGCCCTGGCGGATCGGGCGGCGGCGTTGTTGTTCTGGTTCGCGCTGATCTCCGCTCTGATCACCGCGGTGGTGTGGACCATCATCGGCAGCCCGGACGATGCCGTGGTGCGCACGGTCACGGTGCTGGTCATTGCCTGTCCGCACGCCCTGGGCCTGGCGATTCCGCTGGTCATTGCGATCTCCAGCGAGCGGGCCGCGAAGTCCGGGGTGCTCATCAAGGACCGAATGGCGCTCGAGCGGATGCGCACCATCGACGTGGTGCTCTTCGACAAAACCGGCACCTTGACCGAGGGTGCGCACGCGGTCACCGGTGTCGCGGCAGCTGTCGGCGTCACCGAGGGCGAGCTGCTGGCCCTGGCCGCCGCCGCGGAGGCCGACAGCGAGCACCCCGTGGCCCGCGCCATCGTGGCGGCCGCGGCCGCCCATCCCGAGGCCTCCCGTCGACAAATCCGTGCAACTGGTTTCAGGGCTGCCTCCGGCCGGGGGGTCCGGGCCACTGTTGATGGCGCTGAGATCCTCGTGGGCGGGCCGAACATGCTGCGCGAGTTCAACCTCACCACCCCGGCCGAGCTCACCGACACCACCAGCGCCTGGACCGGGCGTGGGGCCGGTGTGCTCCATATTGTCCGCGACGGTCAAATCATCGGTGCGGTGGCCGTCGAGGACAAGATCCGCCCCGAATCCCGCGCCGCCGTGAAAGCCCTGCAGGACCGCGGGGTGAAAGTTGCAATGATCACCGGCGACGCCCAGCAGGTGGCCCACGCTGTCGGTCAGGACTTAGGCATTGATGAGGTCTTCGCCGAGGTCCTGCCCCAGGACAAGGACACCAAGGTCACCCAGTTACAGGAGCGTGGCCTGAGCGTGGCCATGGTCGGTGACGGTGTCAATGACGCCCCCGCTCTGACCCGCGCGGAGGTCGGTATCGCCATCGGTGCCGGCACGGATGTGGCCATGGAATCTGCCGGGGTGGTCCTAGCCAGTGATGACCCGCGGGCAGTGCTGTCGATGATTGAGCTGTCCCAGGCCAGCTACCGCAAGATGATCCAGAACCTGATCTGGGCCTCTGGCTACAACATCCTCGCCGTGCCGCTGGCTGCCGGAGTACTCGCCTCGATCGGGTTCGTGCTGTCCCCGGCCGTGGGCGCGATCTTGATGTCTGCCTCGACCATCGTGGTGGCTCTGAACGCCCAGCTGTTGCGCCACATTGATCTGGATCCGGCTCACCTGGCTCCGACCGAGTCGAAGGAGGAACACACCACGCCTACTCCGGCATCCACCGCCGTCCACTGA
- a CDS encoding heavy-metal-associated domain-containing protein, which produces MASHGCSCCGPASRADTASIPAASDSSARGSSLSYQVTGLTCGHCAKSVTQALQALPQVDDVQIDLAAGGVSTVTVTGVVPPEMVRRAIEEAGYTALS; this is translated from the coding sequence ATGGCCTCCCACGGCTGCAGCTGTTGCGGACCTGCCTCACGTGCCGACACCGCCTCCATCCCTGCCGCCAGCGACTCGTCAGCAAGAGGGTCCTCCCTTAGCTACCAGGTCACCGGCCTGACCTGCGGGCACTGCGCGAAAAGCGTGACCCAGGCCCTTCAGGCCCTCCCTCAGGTCGACGACGTCCAGATTGATCTCGCTGCTGGTGGTGTTTCCACCGTCACGGTCACCGGTGTCGTACCTCCGGAGATGGTTCGCCGGGCCATCGAGGAGGCCGGCTACACCGCCTTATCCTGA
- the arsA gene encoding arsenical pump-driving ATPase produces MSLPELSTKFAFFTGKGGVGKTTVACSLATRAAGVGKRVLLVSTDPASNIGQVFGREIGSGGAELTDLVPGAISFDAVEIDPEAEAERYRESILGPVRGLLPPEVLATTEETLSGSCTVEVASFNRFVDYLTNEDITSHYDHIIFDTAPTGHTLRLLSLPGDWSSFIDKGAGDASCLGPMSGLEKNRQTYHEAVAALSDPAQTSLVLVARAQISTLQEANRSTGELLEMGIKPALLVINGILPVSAATDQLSESIYAREQALLDGLATNTQLSAINSVPTVRIELNANPVMGVDGLLHLGEADGDATSSADPTLEPGPAQSNSELHVGLSHLVDELAEGKPKLVLCMGKGGVGKTTVAQMLALELAKRGKPVHLSTTDPANHLDVSLEDRIKGLTVSSIDPDAVTASYREEVLATKGASLDADGYAQLEEDLRSPCTEEVAVFKAFSEVVATVQNQWVVLDTAPTGHTLLLLDATGSYHRELMRQSGRDDSATTLQHLQDTEVTRPILVTLPETTPMLEAQSLAADLSRAGIEPWAWVINQSLPATETSSPFLLRRANAQQEIINSVADQAGVQVVQLPVMLDHELRE; encoded by the coding sequence ATGTCCCTTCCTGAACTGAGCACCAAGTTTGCGTTTTTCACCGGTAAAGGCGGGGTCGGAAAGACTACGGTTGCTTGCTCTTTAGCTACCCGCGCGGCAGGTGTAGGTAAGCGAGTGCTGCTAGTATCCACTGATCCAGCCTCGAACATTGGGCAGGTATTCGGCCGTGAGATCGGATCGGGCGGAGCAGAGCTAACCGACCTTGTGCCCGGCGCTATCAGTTTTGATGCGGTAGAGATTGATCCGGAGGCAGAAGCGGAGCGGTATCGCGAGTCTATCCTGGGTCCGGTTCGCGGCCTGCTGCCACCCGAGGTGCTAGCAACAACCGAAGAAACCTTGTCCGGTTCCTGCACGGTTGAAGTCGCTAGTTTTAATCGATTCGTCGACTATCTAACCAACGAAGACATTACTAGCCACTATGACCACATCATTTTCGATACCGCCCCGACCGGACACACCCTGCGGTTACTGTCCTTACCCGGTGATTGGTCTAGTTTCATTGATAAAGGCGCGGGTGACGCCTCATGTCTGGGTCCGATGTCGGGGCTAGAGAAGAACCGGCAAACCTATCACGAGGCGGTAGCTGCTCTGTCTGACCCGGCACAAACTTCACTGGTGCTGGTGGCCAGGGCTCAAATCTCGACCCTGCAAGAAGCTAACCGTTCCACCGGTGAACTACTTGAGATGGGAATCAAACCCGCACTGTTGGTGATCAACGGGATCCTGCCAGTGAGCGCCGCTACCGATCAGCTTTCGGAGTCTATTTATGCCCGCGAACAGGCACTACTTGATGGCCTTGCCACGAATACACAGCTGAGCGCGATCAATAGTGTTCCAACGGTACGGATCGAGTTGAATGCTAACCCGGTGATGGGGGTAGATGGCCTGTTACATCTGGGCGAGGCTGACGGCGACGCAACTTCGAGCGCGGATCCCACACTAGAGCCGGGCCCTGCGCAGTCCAATTCCGAGCTGCACGTCGGTTTATCCCATCTGGTGGATGAGCTAGCAGAGGGGAAACCGAAACTCGTCTTGTGTATGGGCAAAGGTGGGGTTGGGAAAACCACCGTGGCGCAAATGCTGGCATTGGAGCTCGCTAAGCGCGGCAAGCCAGTGCATCTGTCCACCACGGATCCCGCGAATCACCTCGATGTTTCCCTCGAAGATCGCATCAAAGGTTTGACTGTGTCATCTATCGATCCTGACGCGGTGACGGCTAGCTACCGTGAAGAAGTGCTCGCCACCAAAGGCGCTTCTCTCGATGCCGACGGGTACGCACAGTTAGAGGAAGACCTGCGCTCCCCATGTACGGAAGAAGTGGCCGTTTTCAAAGCATTTTCTGAGGTCGTAGCAACGGTCCAAAACCAGTGGGTCGTCCTCGACACCGCCCCCACCGGGCACACCCTGCTATTACTGGACGCCACTGGGTCCTACCACCGCGAACTCATGCGCCAATCCGGACGTGACGATTCCGCGACCACGCTCCAACACCTGCAAGATACGGAAGTGACCCGGCCAATCCTCGTGACACTGCCAGAAACCACGCCAATGCTTGAGGCACAATCCCTTGCAGCCGACCTGTCGCGAGCAGGTATTGAGCCGTGGGCATGGGTGATCAACCAGTCGCTCCCGGCAACCGAAACGTCATCGCCGTTCCTGCTACGACGAGCCAATGCGCAACAGGAGATAATTAACTCGGTCGCTGATCAGGCAGGGGTACAAGTGGTTCAACTGCCCGTCATGCTCGACCATGAACTACGTGAATAG
- a CDS encoding virulence protein, whose protein sequence is MVNTKKAENYGLVVTLPATLDETELARLHELIAAKKDLIAKALGASQLSITTSSEGLSFPWWDELPEFEKITAYTEFLSKMVAYAKRIGLTTHRAASDKVVNEKYELRSLLYRIGLSGKENKEVRKILLAPLNGDSAWKTPPQVNTNQEM, encoded by the coding sequence ATGGTGAACACCAAAAAGGCTGAAAACTACGGACTCGTAGTCACCCTACCCGCCACGCTTGATGAGACTGAGCTGGCAAGGCTGCATGAACTTATCGCAGCCAAGAAAGACTTGATCGCTAAAGCGCTCGGCGCGAGCCAGCTTAGCATCACCACCAGTAGCGAGGGGCTGAGTTTTCCTTGGTGGGATGAGCTGCCAGAGTTCGAGAAGATCACGGCATACACCGAGTTCCTAAGCAAAATGGTCGCATATGCGAAACGCATCGGGCTCACCACCCACCGCGCCGCGAGTGACAAGGTGGTGAATGAGAAGTATGAACTGCGCTCCCTGCTTTACCGCATCGGACTTTCTGGTAAAGAAAATAAGGAAGTACGCAAGATCTTACTTGCACCATTAAACGGTGATTCTGCATGGAAAACCCCGCCACAAGTAAACACTAACCAAGAGATGTAA
- a CDS encoding Nmad4 family putative nucleotide modification protein produces the protein MNSTKVTSETLQMSVDSYGTVLAYGGYTLASFATWTKTEGFGNNAQIYRLMEEPVSGFGPNSRGRGECELELIAESDHLFADAGHAIAWALANLPEA, from the coding sequence ATGAACAGCACAAAGGTCACCAGCGAAACCCTCCAGATGAGCGTTGATTCCTACGGGACGGTTCTTGCCTACGGAGGCTACACGCTAGCAAGTTTTGCTACCTGGACCAAGACTGAAGGATTTGGCAATAACGCCCAAATCTACCGGTTGATGGAAGAACCCGTCAGCGGGTTCGGGCCTAACTCGAGGGGCCGCGGAGAATGCGAACTCGAACTCATCGCTGAGTCAGACCACCTTTTCGCTGACGCAGGACATGCGATCGCCTGGGCGTTAGCTAATCTGCCCGAAGCCTAG
- a CDS encoding cysteine-rich KTR domain-containing protein has protein sequence MMKCEWILCPVCGSKTRNKIRKDTVLENYPLYCPKCRQESLIKVDNLKITVIKEPDA, from the coding sequence ATGATGAAATGCGAATGGATATTGTGTCCTGTTTGTGGGAGCAAAACCCGTAATAAAATTAGGAAGGACACTGTTTTGGAGAATTATCCCCTTTATTGTCCAAAATGCAGACAAGAAAGCTTGATTAAAGTTGACAACTTGAAGATAACTGTCATCAAAGAGCCAGACGCTTAA
- a CDS encoding recombinase zinc beta ribbon domain-containing protein: MSELVRWDALAVIGDVDERGGRPLSVDADPDLPHEPIIEPATWEIVQAELARRSGKGTASTHPFATRIKCADCGGWYGRKVWHSTSKYRRHIWRCNNKYKPGYHCTTPHVTGQQIKEAFTQALTKRVKDNATLDHVIQLLDDTVYDTTELETRQTKIAKKMEETMALINQLITENATTAHDPDEYDQRYQQLEQRYQQQEKEHQTITNKIADLTTRQTQAKEIRDYLACQPPLEYSDQAWNTLVKQAAVDTDGTINIIFKDQA, encoded by the coding sequence GTGTCCGAGCTGGTCAGGTGGGATGCCCTCGCCGTCATCGGCGACGTGGATGAGCGCGGTGGACGCCCCCTGTCGGTGGACGCTGATCCGGACCTGCCTCACGAGCCGATCATCGAACCCGCTACCTGGGAAATCGTGCAAGCAGAACTAGCACGAAGATCAGGAAAAGGAACCGCCTCCACGCACCCGTTCGCCACCCGGATCAAATGCGCCGACTGCGGCGGCTGGTACGGACGCAAAGTCTGGCACTCAACCAGCAAATACCGCCGCCACATCTGGCGCTGCAACAACAAATACAAGCCCGGCTACCACTGCACAACCCCACACGTCACCGGACAACAAATCAAAGAAGCCTTCACCCAAGCCCTAACCAAACGAGTCAAAGATAACGCCACCCTCGATCACGTGATACAGCTACTTGACGACACGGTATACGACACAACAGAACTCGAAACTCGGCAAACCAAAATCGCTAAAAAGATGGAAGAAACCATGGCGTTAATAAACCAGCTCATCACCGAAAACGCCACCACAGCACACGACCCCGACGAATACGACCAGCGCTACCAACAACTCGAACAACGCTACCAACAGCAAGAAAAAGAACACCAAACAATCACAAACAAGATCGCAGACCTCACCACCCGCCAAACACAAGCCAAAGAAATCCGAGACTACCTAGCATGCCAGCCACCACTGGAATACAGCGATCAAGCCTGGAACACCCTAGTCAAACAAGCCGCCGTAGACACAGACGGCACCATCAACATCATCTTCAAAGATCAAGCCTAA